In Porites lutea chromosome 1, jaPorLute2.1, whole genome shotgun sequence, a single genomic region encodes these proteins:
- the LOC140923305 gene encoding uncharacterized protein C3orf26 homolog, with translation MADALDDEWWLEQDVENIDKIGEKRRHKEVDVQTTDDHNADGDTKGKTKKKRKKPKIESVATELDGSKAGDVLWRSFCDSTAGSLSTLELEDIMIDSSCCLLDDSTHTGVLAEVIPYLSKVIPHWSGNVAKLDRRGDKGAPILLVLSSAATRAVDLNRSAAEFKGNCKTVKLFAKHMKMSEQESFLDSHVVHFGIGTPSRILKLLQNGTLKTSRLKYVILDWTWRDQKLRRMIDIPEVRGELINLLKDFVFPLAKASKLKIGLF, from the exons ATGGCGGACGCTTTGGATGATGAATGGTGGTTGGAACAAGACGTTGAAAACATAG ACAAAATAGGTGAAAAAAGGCGCCATAAAGAAGTAGATGTGCAAACGACAGATGACCAT AATGCTGACGGTGATaccaaaggaaaaacaaagaaaaagcgAAAGAAACCTAAG ATTGAAAGTGTAGCCACAGAGCTTGATGGAAGTAAAGCAGGTGATGTGTTATGGAGGAGTTTCTGTGACAGCACAGCAGGTTCATTGTCCACACTAGAGTTGGAGGATATAATGATTGATA GTTCTTGTTGTTTATTAGATGATTCAACCCACACTGGTGTGCTGGCGGAAGTCATTCCTTACCTCAGTAAAG TCATCCCTCACTGGTCAGGAAATGTTGCCAAACTTGACAGGAGAGGCGATAAAGGAGCTCCAATCCTACTCGTTCTATCATCAGCTGCCACTAGAGCTGTGGATCTTAATAG GTCGGCAGCAGAATTCAAAGGAAACTGTAAAACTGTTAAATTATTTGCCAAGCACATGAAG ATGTCCGAGCAAGAGTCTTTTCTCGACTCACATGTGGTTCACTTTGGTATTGGAACACCAAGTCGCATACTAAAGCTACTGCAAAATG GTACTCTTAAAACATCAAGGTTAAAATATGTAATACTCGATTGGACATGGCGAGATCAAAAGCTTCGAAGAATGATCGATATTCCAGAG gTGAGAGGGGAGCTTATTAATCTCCTAAAGGATTTTGTATTTCCATTGGCGAAAGCTTCAAAACTTAAGATTGGATTATTTTAA
- the LOC140923294 gene encoding uncharacterized protein, with protein sequence MGVQVNEMQVDDSTALHVAAYYGQRGIVGLLLEYGAHPATINRWGSEPTNEASSEQIKQVIQWYRSDRISQIITFLIEEELVRSVRLVKRRGKLIGKEILRHEDTLDVRTRNSLDFITSNWVTLWHGTKSSNIESILRYGLLPSGTKLQNGLTIKPPNGHIRLGVKHFGFEDWAKAIFLSPSIAYASNSCYSEHIWSSGENWCILIKALVEPTSYTKHDHTLLRYNPIEGEPEATEYRIQVSERDAIMRVESGRHVVVRSIVFISLDFLQKTPNLHFEELMSCFDHKHLF encoded by the coding sequence ATGGGCGTTCAAGTGAACGAGATGCAGGTAGACGATAGTACAGCTCTGCATGTCGCTGCCTACTACGGTCAGCGTGGCATTGTTGGACTTCTGCTGGAATATGGTGCACATCCAGCGACGATAAACAGATGGGGGAGTGAACCGACCAACGAGGCCAGTTCTGAACAAATAAAGCAAGTCATTCAATGGTACAGGAGTGATCGAATTTCACAGATCATAACTTTTCTGATCGAAGAGGAGCTGGTGCGAAGTGTCCGTCTGGTTAAACGCAGAGGCAAACTGATTGGAAAAGAAATTCTACGCCATGAAGATACACTTGACGTCAGGACAAGAAATAGTTTGGATTTTATAACCTCCAATTGGGTCACACTCTGGCATGGCACAAAATCCAGTAATATAGAATCTATCCTACGCTATGGACTTCTTCCAAGTGGAACAAAGCTCCAAAATGGCCTCACAATTAAACCACCCAACGGTCACATAAGGCTTGGAGTGAAGCACTTTGGTTTCGAAGATTGGGCTAAAGCCATATTTCTCTCCCCAAGCATTGCTTACGCTTCCAACAGCTGCTACTCCGAGCATATCTGGTCAAGTGGGGAAAACTGGTGCATCTTGATCAAGGCTTTAGTTGAACCCACATCGTACACAAAACATGATCACACGTTACTGAGATACAACCCAATCGAAGGAGAACCTGAAGCAACAGAGTACCGCATCCAGGTCTCAGAAAGGGACGCCATCATGCGCGTAGAGTCTGGCCGTCATGTGGTCGTCAGGTCCATCGTATTTATTTCACTTGACTTTTTGCAAAAAACACCAAATCTCCATTTTGAAGAGCTTATGTCTTGTTTTGATCACAAGCATCTCTTTTAA